One segment of Yersinia kristensenii DNA contains the following:
- the flhA gene encoding flagellar biosynthesis protein FlhA, which yields MANLAALLRLPGNFKDTQWQILAGPILILMILSMMVLPLPPFILDLLFTFNIALSIMVLLVAMFTQRTLDFAAFPTILLFSTLLRLSLNVASTRIILMDGHTGAAAAGRVVEAFGHFLVGGNFAIGIVVFVILVIINFMVITKGAGRIAEVGARFVLDGMPGKQMAIDADLNAGLIGEDEAKKRRSDVTQEADFYGSMDGASKFVRGDAVAGLLIMVINVVGGLLVGVLQHNMAVGHAAETYTLLTIGDGLVAQIPALVISTAAGVIVTRVSTDQDVGQQMVTQLFNNPRVMVLSAAVLGLLGMVPGMPNFVFLLFTAALLALAWRLRGKQSQQPVAAEAPVVQDNQQAAEATWSDVQLEDPLGMEVGYRLIPMVDFQQNGELLGRIRSIRKKFAQEMGYLPPVVHIRDNLELPPASYRILMKGVEIGSGEAHPGRWLAINPGNAVGTLPGEATHDPAFGLAAVWIESALREQAQIQGFTVVEASTVVATHLNHLISQYASDLFGRQETQQLLDRVSQEMPKLTEDFIPGVVTLTTLHKVLQNLLMERVSIRDMRTIIETLAEHAPNQTDPYELTAVVRVALGRSIAQQWFPGTGEIQVIGLDAALERLLLQALQGGSGLEPGLADRLLEQSKQALQRQEMLGAPPVLLVNHALRALLARFLRRSLPQMVVLSNLEIGDNRQIRMTSTIGAA from the coding sequence ATGGCTAATTTGGCCGCCCTGCTTCGTTTACCGGGCAATTTCAAAGATACCCAGTGGCAAATTCTTGCCGGGCCAATCTTAATCTTAATGATCTTGTCGATGATGGTGTTGCCGCTGCCGCCTTTCATCCTTGATTTGTTGTTTACCTTCAACATTGCGCTGTCGATTATGGTGTTGTTGGTGGCCATGTTTACCCAGCGCACTTTAGATTTCGCCGCCTTCCCAACCATTCTACTGTTCTCGACATTATTGCGCTTATCCCTAAACGTAGCTTCCACCCGTATCATTCTGATGGATGGTCACACCGGTGCAGCGGCGGCAGGGCGCGTCGTTGAAGCCTTTGGCCATTTTCTGGTGGGCGGCAACTTTGCCATCGGTATCGTGGTCTTTGTCATTTTGGTTATCATCAACTTTATGGTTATTACCAAAGGGGCAGGGCGTATTGCCGAAGTTGGTGCACGTTTTGTTCTTGATGGTATGCCCGGTAAGCAGATGGCCATCGACGCCGACTTAAATGCCGGTTTGATTGGTGAAGACGAAGCGAAAAAGCGTCGTTCTGATGTCACACAGGAAGCGGATTTCTACGGCTCAATGGACGGGGCCAGTAAATTTGTTCGTGGTGATGCGGTCGCGGGGCTACTGATCATGGTGATTAACGTGGTCGGTGGCCTGTTAGTTGGCGTGCTTCAGCACAACATGGCTGTGGGTCATGCCGCCGAAACCTATACATTATTGACCATCGGTGATGGCTTAGTGGCGCAGATCCCAGCATTGGTCATCTCCACGGCGGCAGGTGTTATTGTTACCCGCGTGAGCACCGATCAGGATGTCGGCCAGCAAATGGTCACCCAGTTGTTCAACAACCCGCGGGTGATGGTTTTGAGTGCAGCGGTACTGGGTTTACTGGGTATGGTACCCGGAATGCCTAACTTTGTATTCCTGCTGTTTACTGCTGCATTGTTGGCATTAGCCTGGCGCTTGCGCGGTAAGCAATCTCAGCAACCGGTAGCGGCAGAAGCGCCAGTGGTGCAGGATAACCAGCAAGCCGCTGAAGCCACTTGGTCCGATGTTCAGTTGGAAGATCCATTGGGTATGGAAGTCGGTTATCGCCTGATTCCGATGGTCGATTTCCAGCAAAATGGTGAGTTACTCGGCCGAATTCGCAGTATTCGTAAAAAGTTTGCCCAAGAAATGGGTTATCTACCGCCAGTGGTTCATATCAGAGATAATCTGGAACTCCCGCCTGCCAGTTATCGGATATTAATGAAAGGGGTCGAGATTGGCAGCGGTGAAGCCCATCCGGGCCGCTGGCTGGCGATCAACCCGGGGAATGCTGTCGGGACATTGCCCGGCGAAGCAACCCATGACCCCGCCTTTGGTTTGGCGGCGGTATGGATTGAAAGTGCATTACGCGAACAAGCGCAGATCCAGGGCTTTACCGTGGTTGAGGCCAGTACGGTTGTTGCCACGCACTTGAATCATTTGATTAGCCAATATGCGAGTGATTTATTCGGACGTCAGGAAACACAGCAATTGCTGGACAGGGTTTCACAAGAAATGCCGAAACTGACAGAAGATTTTATCCCCGGAGTGGTGACTTTAACCACGCTGCATAAAGTGCTGCAAAACCTGTTAATGGAGCGGGTATCTATTCGCGATATGCGCACCATTATTGAGACACTGGCCGAGCATGCGCCAAATCAAACCGATCCTTATGAATTAACCGCTGTGGTGCGCGTTGCACTGGGGCGTTCAATTGCACAGCAATGGTTCCCCGGAACGGGCGAAATTCAGGTTATTGGGCTGGATGCAGCATTGGAGCGCTTGTTATTGCAGGCACTTCAAGGTGGTAGCGGCTTAGAGCCAGGTCTGGCTGATCGTCTCTTGGAACAATCCAAACAAGCACTGCAACGTCAGGAAATGCTGGGCGCACCGCCGGTATTACTGGTTAACCACGCGCTCCGTGCATTATTAGCGCGTTTCTTGCGCCGTAGCTTACCGCAGATGGTGGTGCTGTCTAACCTGGAAATTGGCGATAATCGCCAGATCCGTATGACTTCAACCATAGGAGCAGCCTGA
- a CDS encoding flagellar protein FlhE yields MLTRLFPLILGGVLSLSMLPLNAAASGTWVADDIGITQSFRGVAISAKPLQSPVALAQENARIVSVGWRYQLMSAAPDGLQVKLCTPTRCMPLEGGSGQSRGLAGEAAATQLTFVYFIAGKGRVNPPLQVISNQVIVNYR; encoded by the coding sequence ATGTTAACGCGTCTTTTTCCACTGATTCTAGGTGGTGTGCTTTCGCTGAGTATGTTGCCGCTGAATGCTGCGGCTTCAGGTACGTGGGTGGCAGATGATATTGGCATTACACAGAGTTTTCGCGGAGTGGCTATTTCCGCCAAACCGCTGCAATCACCGGTTGCACTGGCTCAAGAAAATGCGCGAATTGTGTCGGTAGGTTGGCGCTACCAATTAATGTCGGCAGCACCAGATGGTTTACAAGTTAAGTTGTGTACGCCGACCCGCTGTATGCCTCTTGAAGGAGGCAGCGGGCAAAGCCGCGGGCTGGCGGGGGAAGCGGCTGCTACTCAACTGACTTTTGTGTACTTTATTGCAGGAAAAGGGCGGGTAAATCCGCCACTTCAAGTGATTAGCAACCAAGTGATAGTCAATTATCGCTAA
- the flhB gene encoding flagellar biosynthesis protein FlhB, whose protein sequence is MAEDSDAEKSEEPTSHKLEKAREKGQIPRSRELTSMLMLGAGLSILWVSGESMARQLAAMIAQGLHFDHGIISDDKQMLRQIGMLLRQTLIAMIPIFAGLVIVALAVPMLLGGVLFSGESIKFDLKRMSPIAGLKRMFSSQALAELLKAILKATLVGWVTGIFLWHNWPDMMRLMAAPPVAALGDALHLIIFCGLVVVLGLTPMVAFDVFFQITNHIKKLRMTKQEIRDEFKDQEGDPHVKGRIRQQQRAMARRRMMADVHKADVIVTNPTHYAVALQYNEAKMSAPKVLAKGAGAVALRIRELGAEHRIPLLEAPPLARALFRHSDVGQHIPATLYAAVAEVLAWVYQLKRWKREGGLIPKKPEHLPVPEGLDFATESETD, encoded by the coding sequence GTGGCTGAAGATAGCGATGCAGAAAAAAGTGAGGAACCCACATCCCATAAGCTGGAGAAGGCCCGCGAAAAAGGCCAGATCCCGCGCTCGCGCGAACTGACCTCAATGCTGATGCTTGGGGCCGGTTTGTCTATTTTGTGGGTTTCGGGGGAATCGATGGCTCGCCAGTTGGCCGCTATGATTGCCCAAGGGCTGCACTTTGATCACGGTATCATCAGTGATGATAAGCAAATGCTACGGCAAATTGGCATGTTATTGCGCCAAACGCTAATAGCAATGATACCCATTTTTGCCGGATTGGTGATTGTGGCGCTGGCAGTCCCAATGCTGTTGGGGGGAGTGCTGTTTAGCGGCGAATCAATCAAATTTGACCTGAAGCGGATGAGCCCCATTGCGGGCTTAAAACGGATGTTTTCCTCTCAGGCATTGGCTGAGCTACTGAAAGCCATTTTGAAAGCGACGCTGGTTGGCTGGGTGACCGGCATATTTCTGTGGCATAACTGGCCAGATATGATGCGGTTAATGGCTGCACCGCCGGTGGCGGCTTTAGGGGATGCGCTCCACTTGATTATTTTTTGTGGATTGGTCGTGGTTTTAGGCCTCACCCCGATGGTCGCGTTTGATGTGTTTTTCCAAATAACCAACCATATTAAAAAATTGCGTATGACCAAGCAGGAAATACGTGATGAATTCAAAGATCAAGAAGGTGACCCGCATGTGAAAGGGCGCATTCGTCAACAACAACGGGCAATGGCCCGCCGGCGGATGATGGCTGATGTGCATAAAGCTGATGTGATTGTGACGAACCCGACTCACTATGCCGTCGCATTGCAGTACAACGAAGCAAAAATGAGTGCGCCCAAAGTTTTAGCGAAAGGAGCGGGGGCCGTTGCATTGCGTATCCGTGAACTGGGCGCTGAACATCGCATTCCTTTATTAGAAGCGCCACCACTGGCGAGGGCTTTATTCCGGCACAGTGATGTGGGCCAACATATTCCAGCCACCCTTTATGCCGCGGTGGCAGAAGTTCTTGCCTGGGTATATCAGCTGAAACGCTGGAAGCGGGAAGGTGGGCTAATCCCGAAAAAACCTGAACATCTGCCGGTACCGGAAGGTCTGGATTTTGCAACAGAGAGTGAGACTGACTAA